A single Deinococcus betulae DNA region contains:
- a CDS encoding sugar efflux transporter: protein MNGPAPLTTSSLSPAAVLPAVFRLPHAAGLALSVFLLGFGLSLAVPYMALFAVGEVGLTPLQLGLFLTSNAVAAVLIATRLARWSDRWTNRKPLVLLTLLAGGLGYGLLCVTRSYPALLVTGAVFLATGAAAFPQVFSFARATLQDVPAELAERALTVLRAVFSLSWVVGPGLGAAVLAGFDFVGVFAAAAACFVLAAAPLLRVPGRTPRASVPATAPASAPRRAVAWGALAFVLYGMAMSMGMTVFPLFVTSTLGGTGGQVGFLVGLCALLEIPVMLALVTWRRLPPVAWLVAAGMALFAVHFALLFLAQGQALLVAAQVLRAVVLALLAGLGMAYFQELMPGRFAAATTLFANTSSLGGMLSGVTAGAWAQAFGYRSVFLLCLTLAAAAWAVMLWRGQPGKPDN, encoded by the coding sequence ATGAATGGCCCGGCCCCCCTGACCACCTCTTCCCTGTCCCCGGCGGCGGTGTTGCCCGCCGTCTTTCGGCTGCCCCACGCGGCGGGGCTGGCCCTGAGCGTCTTCCTGCTGGGCTTTGGGCTCTCGCTGGCCGTGCCGTATATGGCGCTGTTTGCCGTGGGCGAGGTGGGCTTGACCCCCTTACAACTGGGTCTGTTCCTCACCAGCAACGCGGTGGCCGCCGTGCTGATCGCCACACGACTGGCGCGATGGTCGGACCGCTGGACCAACCGCAAGCCGCTGGTGCTGCTGACCCTGCTGGCCGGCGGCCTGGGCTACGGCCTGCTGTGCGTCACGCGGTCCTACCCGGCGCTGCTGGTCACGGGGGCGGTGTTTCTGGCCACGGGGGCGGCGGCTTTTCCACAGGTGTTCTCCTTTGCCCGCGCCACGTTGCAGGACGTGCCAGCCGAACTGGCCGAGCGCGCCCTGACTGTGCTGCGTGCGGTGTTCAGCCTGTCGTGGGTGGTCGGGCCAGGGCTGGGAGCGGCGGTGCTGGCGGGGTTTGATTTTGTGGGAGTCTTCGCGGCGGCAGCGGCCTGCTTCGTGCTGGCGGCGGCGCCGCTGCTGCGGGTGCCGGGGCGCACCCCCAGGGCCAGTGTGCCGGCCACCGCGCCCGCCAGCGCGCCGCGCCGCGCCGTGGCCTGGGGCGCCCTGGCCTTTGTGCTGTACGGCATGGCCATGAGCATGGGCATGACCGTCTTTCCGCTGTTCGTGACCAGCACGCTGGGCGGCACGGGGGGTCAGGTGGGCTTCCTGGTGGGCCTGTGCGCCCTGCTGGAAATCCCGGTGATGCTGGCCCTGGTCACCTGGCGGCGCCTGCCCCCGGTGGCCTGGCTGGTGGCGGCGGGCATGGCGCTGTTTGCCGTGCATTTCGCGCTGCTGTTTCTGGCCCAGGGCCAGGCGCTGCTGGTGGCGGCCCAGGTGCTGCGCGCCGTCGTCCTGGCCCTGCTGGCGGGCCTGGGGATGGCCTACTTTCAGGAACTGATGCCAGGACGCTTTGCCGCCGCCACCACCCTCTTTGCCAACACCAGTAGCCTGGGTGGCATGCTCAGCGGCGTCACGGCGGGCGCGTGGGCCCAGG